In Chaetodon trifascialis isolate fChaTrf1 chromosome 2, fChaTrf1.hap1, whole genome shotgun sequence, one DNA window encodes the following:
- the tyrp1b gene encoding tyrosinase-related protein 1b, with protein sequence MHSQSVWRVVLLVVTLCATLTLAQFPRECVTPEGLQSGQCCPSPTGAAGDECGSSTGRGQCVFIAADNRRHGPQYPYAGRDDRERWPLRFFNRTCRCNGNFTGYNCGRCRHGLTGPNCDQRISVVRRNIMLLSAAEKQAFVNALDQAKRTVHPDLVICTRRYQEVFGPDGTPQFENVTIYNYFVWTHYYSVSKTYLGPGQVSFGGVDFSHEGPGFVTWHRFHLLQLERDMQDMLGDATFALPYWNFAIGGNECDICTDDLMGARSSFDTSSISANSVFSQWRVICESVDDYDTLGTVCNNTETSPIRRNPAGNVARPMVQRLPQPQDVLDCLELNTFDTPPYYSTSSESFRNTIEGYSAPQGTYDPVIRSLHNLAHLFLNGTGGQTHLSPNDPIFVLLHTFTDAVFDEWLSRHQAGEIVYPEENAPIGHNRRFNMVPFWPPVTNAEMFLSAPENLGYSYEVQWPTRAYTLSEIITIAIVAAVLVVAVVGGVIACAVRARSYRSAEALEPLLGETFRRYSEDDRRLDKSQSVV encoded by the exons atgCACAGTCAGAG CGTATGGAGAGTGGTTCTCCTGGTGGTGACCCTGTGTGCCACGCTAACGCTGGCCCAGTTCCCCCGGGAGTGCGTCACCCCCGAGGGGCTGCAGAGTGGCCAGTGCTGCCCGTCTCCTACAGGGGCTGCTGGGGACGAGTGTGGCTCCAGCACGGGAAGGGGCCAATGTGTGTTCATCGCCGCAGACAACCGCCGCCATGGGCCCCAGTACCCTTATGCGGGGCGtgatgacagagagaggtggCCTCTGAGATTTTTCAACCGCACATGCCGGTGTAATGGGAATTTCACCGGCTACAACTGTGGACGATGTCGACATGGGCTGACGGGGCCAAATTGCGACCAGAGGATCTCTGTGG TAAGGAGGAATATCATGCTGTTGAGTGCAGCTGAGAAGCAGGCATTTGTTAACGCTTTGGACCAAGCTAAGAGGACTGTGCACCCTGACCTGGTCATCTGTACACGACG GTACCAGGAGGTGTTCGGGCCCGATGGCACCCCGCAGTTTGAGAACGTCACAATTTACAACTACTTTGTTTGGACCCACTACTACTCAGTCAGTAAAACGTACCTGGGGCCGGGCCAGGTCAGCTTTGGTGGTGTAGACTTCTCCCACGAGGGCCCCGGTTTTGTCACCTGGCACCgttttcatctgctgcagctggagagagacatgCAG GACATGCTGGGCGACGCCACGTTTGCTCTGCCCTACTGGAACTTTGCCATCGGAGGCAACGAGTGTGACATCTGCACCGACGACCTGATGGGAGCCAGGAGCTCCTTTGACACGAGCTCCATCAGCGCCAACTCCGTGTTCTCCCAGTGGAGGGTCATCTGTGAGAGCGTGGATGACTACGACACTTTGGGCACTGTGTGCAACA ACACGGAGACCAGCCCCATCAGGAGGAACCCAGCGGGCAACGTGGCTCGGCCCATGGTGCAGAGACTGCCACAACCCCAGGATGTGTTGGACTGTCTGGAGCTCAACACCTTCGACACTCCACCTTACTACTCCACCTCCTCCGAGAGCTTCAGGAACACCATTGAAG GCTACAGCGCCCCCCAGGGGACGTATGACCCGGTGATCCGCAGCCTCCACAACTTGGCCCACCTCTTCCTCAACGGGACGGGCGGACAGACCCATCTCTCGCCCAACGATCCCATCTTTGTACTGCTGCACACATTCACCGATGCAGTCTTCGACGAGTGGCTCAGCAGGCACCAAGCAG GTGAAATAGTTTACCCTGAGGAGAATGCTCCCATTGGGCACAACCGGAGATTCAACATGGTTCCTTTTTGGCCTCCTGTCACCAATGCTGAGATGTTTCTCTCTGCCCCAGAAAACCTGGGATACTCCTATGAGGTCCAGTGGCCAa CCCGTGCCTACACCCTGTCTGAGATCATCACCATAGCCATTGTTGCGGCGGTgctggtggtggcggtggtgggcGGCGTCATCGCCTGCGCCGTGCGCGCTCGCTCCTACCGCTCAGCCGAGGCCCTGGAGCCACTGCTGGGAGAGACGTTCCGACGCTACTCAGAGGATGACCGAAGGCTGGATAAATCACAGTCTGTTGTCTAA